A window of Echeneis naucrates chromosome 13, fEcheNa1.1, whole genome shotgun sequence contains these coding sequences:
- the LOC115053144 gene encoding odorant receptor 131-2-like — YVAVCMPLRHGEICSTRNTINCILIIHALSSVPSIFIFSTFFASAALKFYTQYQLCSVEIFMINLWQQHLRSAIYQIQFLIMCIILVCCYVKIMKVAKAASGEDKQSSRKGLRTVALHGFQLLLCVIQLWCPFIESTLFHIDLFVFYYVKYLNYILFYLVPKCLSPLIYGLRDEIFFHALKSYLSFGLYKGNLI, encoded by the coding sequence tatgtggctgtttgtatgccgctgcgTCATGGAGAGAtctgctccacacgtaatactattaactgtatcctcatcattcatgctctcagctctgtgccctctatttttattttctccactttctttgcATCTGCAGCCCTAAAATTTTACACCCAATATCAGTTATGttctgtggaaatatttatgattaatTTATGGCAGCAACATCTGAGGTCAGCTATATATCAAATACAGTTTTTGATCATGTGCATCATACTTGTTTGTtgctatgttaaaataatgaaagtggccaaagctgcatcaggagaggataagcagtcatcaaggaaagggctcaggacagtggctcttcatggtttccagctgctgctctgtgtcatccagctgtggtgtcccttCATTGAATCtacattgtttcatattgatctttttgtattttattatgtcAAATACTTAAACTATATACTATTTTATCTTGTGCCAAAATGTCTGAGCcctctcatttatggcctcagagatgagattttctttcatgcactgaaAAGTTATCTCTCCTTTGGGTTGTATAAAGgaaatctgatttga